TCATCGGGGTCTTGAGATTCAGTGCTGCTCCAAATGTCTTGGGGTTGGGGGTCCGGTTCTCATCCTCGGTGTCATTGGTGACAGAGCGCGCAGGAGTGGAGGGGACACTGCTTGGCGGCGGCATGATCTGCGCAAATGGCTTGCGAGGTGTCTCGGTTTCACGCAAGGCAGTGGCATTGAAAGATAGCTTCTTGATGGGAAGATCGCCAATGTCCAAGCCTCTGCTGGCTGAAATTGTTCACATGCATCAGAGGTTTATGATGAGAAGAAACTGAGACCTGCAGTACATGAAACCTCCTGATAGGGGATGGATGCTTACCAGGGGACAAATGGGCAATGTCTTCAGTTCTCTTGGCAGCACGAACATTCTTGGAATGCAGTATGTCTGTTTTGGGTGCTTGCATCGTGGCTCCACCCATGGACACCCTGCGGTTTACACCACCCATCGAGTGTCTAGGCGCCTTCTTTATGCTTTGAGGCTTGGATGGACTTGGCTTTGAACCGTAGAGAGCTTCCTGCTCGGCTTTGAGCTGATCGTGGAGCTTCTTCTGATCCTGCAGTTATTCAAACTATTGACGAAAATGCAAAACAGATGCCGTAAGGAATTCAGATAGCAATGCAACTGCACAGTACCCTTTGTCTCTTCTTCTCTTGTTCTTTCTCCTGGCGAACAATCATGTATTCATCCAGCATTGAGAGAAGGCGTACCTGCAAAATAGTTCATGGATAAACCTCAAGGAAGAAGGAAAAACAAACACCGTTTAAAAATGAAGTATCAGTAAATAGACATACGCCATCATATGTGAACTCTTTTCCTCTTTCATTCTCCCAAGCAATGATTTTTGTGGTCAAAACATCTACCATTCCTGCCCAAGGTGAATAAAATGTAAATCAGATGAAGTGATAACAGAAACAATAAGGAGTACATCATCTGAATATATATAACTGGACAAGGAGTTATAACAGATCTCATTCGGCAAGAATACCCGGAATCTTGTTAACCAAAATGCGAGCTTTCTCAGCCCTCTTGAGCGTCAGATGTGCCCCCTTCCCAGCATTGTAACGATTGTCATCCTAAATATTCCAGATaaaaatcattagtagcaaatAAAAGGAAACAACAATTAGCCAAAAAACAAACAAGCGAAGTGCAACTGAATATTGAATTGGCCATCATCCATACTTTGTTGTAATCTTCCAGCCAGGCTTCCTCCTCACATGCATTCAGAAATCTTTCAACCTTCTCAAGAATATCCTTTCGACTGAAAGCTTCATCTTTCACTGTTGCAATGTGAGCCTCAATTTGTTCCAGCACCAATGCAGGATCAATAGCTCCTGTAGAGTAAAGGGCAAACGTGGATGAGGTGGTTTGCCTGATGATTTGCAGGCATGGAGCACACCTTACTAAACACAAGATATCAAGAAGGCGGCAGATGAATTTACCCGACTCAATAGCCTCAATGTTAAATTCATCTGAATATCCTTCCTCGCCAATTAGATGCGCACGTCTTCTGTGCTCCTCCAGCTCCGATTTCTTTTTCAAAACGAGGTCCTTCATTTTGCTTCCTTTCAGTTGCTCAAGCCTTAAAACCTCAGCTTCCACCTACATTATGAGCATAATCTATGAATATTTCCTGTCTCGATAGGAACAGATAGCAATAGCAGCTGTAACATGAGAGGAATCTCTGCAGGAATAGTGACTCACATAGCTGAGGAAGTCGATCGACAGGGTGTTGGGTTCTGTTATTTCATGCTCCGAGGCAGCAATATTGCACGTTACATTCTGGAACATCTGCTGCTCTTCAATTGGTGTATCCATAAGATTCCATAGTTCTAGCATTGTCGATGCAAAGTCTTGAAGCTGAGAGGTTCATGTCACCAGAGTTAAGGATTGAGTTCAGGTATGCAACACATATTTCAAATTGTAAAATAGTACAGAAAATGCTGACCTTTTGCATCCTCTGAATTTTTATTTCACGAAGTCTATCCACAGCCAATGCTAGTCTCTCGATTGTAGTGTTGCTCAGGTTCTTTGATCCTTCAGCTTCGTCCAGGCTAGGGTGCACCTCATGCACTGTTTGTTTAAAGTCAATGCCAAGCACCTCACATAAGGAATGTAATGTGTTCAAATGATCCATCACTTGCTTTAATCTTTCCCTCTGTCAGAAACACAAAGACATAGTGAGATTTATATGAGCACTGAACAAAAAGAGCACTGCTATACATGGATAGAGTATGACTGGTGAAAGAATTTGATTGGCAGGAGTGATGATGACCTTCTCTTTCTGAAGAGATTCTAGCTCCTTCGTTAACTCCTCAAACTTTCTTAACGACAGATCAGACTGATCCACAGGAGTTTTAAATGGCACAAAGTCTGAAGGCCTGATTTCGGATGAGATTTTCTTAATCTCCTCGAGGACATGAACGAACTGGCTCCATCTTTCAACCTTTTTAGTCCGCATCTCCTCTAAATATGGGATAATTGCATTCAACTCCTCCCTTAAACCATGCAATTTCTGGTTTGACTACAAAATAACAGAACAAAAATACATCAGTCACAGCCTGAATTCCAACAGAAAGTTGAAGCTATTCTGGACAGCAGTTCAAGAGTGTGTTGTATGTACATCGAATTGAACCTTTTTTTTGCGAAACACATCGAATTGAGCCGCCATCACATATTCATGTAGTAGATTATCAAGTCTCAAATACAACAGATTTTGAGTGCCATGCATATACAGTGAATTCAGTAGTGATCACATAACCCAAACAGCAGTATTCTAGTTACAACGGCTGTAGAATAGTTAAAGTGTAGGAAACTGTATGCTTATTGACTCAACTCAAAGTGAAGGGGAAAATGAAGTTGTATTTACATATTTCCTGGTATACTAACACATTCGTAAAAAAAAGTAATGAAGAGATTAGTTGGTGATGGCCTGTTACTGTCAATTGCTTCCTCTATCAAACGGAGTGTTGGACACATTGTCCCTTCCAGCAGTAATCATATTTGATTTATTTCATCTTAGCTATTAGAGGGTACAAAACTAAGTGCAGTTTTCAGATTGCTGCTAAAATTCCCTTCCATAATTTGTCCATAATTTTTATCCATAATTAGCACTATTAtccttcttttcttttggtttgctaggAATAATTAGCACTATTCGATATGACAGCATACCACACTAGTGGAGGTGGAGCCAGGAACAAACCTGCCTGACGTGAACCGGCGGCTCGCCTATGGCCGAGCAGATGCCGGCGAGCTCAGCCTCGGCCTCGGCGATGGATTGCCGCAGCTGAGCCCTGCAGCGGTTGGCCTGGTCGACCTTCCTCCTGTAGACATCGAGGCATTCCTGCTCGAGCTCCAGCAGCGTCTTGTCCCGCACCGTGTCGGGCTCACCGACCTCATCCCAGATCACCTGAAACCGGAAACATCTCTCAGTCCCTGGAGACAGCAGCGGGGCGAACAAGAAACAAACAGCGCAGCAAACACCGCGGATCGGGAAGCCGCGACGTACGTTGAGCTCGAGGAGAAGCGAATCGCACGGGtggagctgctgctgctggtcTCTCACCGCGCCAGCCATCGTCAGGAGCAATCTGCAAGGCGGGTCAAAGATCAAATCCGACGCCGTGGCAGGGAACCTACGGCCGCGCGTAGCAGAACGGGGAGACGGAATCACCGGTGGAGCTAGGGTTTCCGCCTCGCTCACGGGGAGCGAGCGAGCGGGCAGATCCAGCCCGAGGAAACCGCGGGCGAGGCTCCAACGGCCCGGGGGGTTCGGGGCTTACCTCTCGGCGCGGTATCGGCAGGCCGGCGGTGGGAGCGCGCGGTGGTGGCCGCCgagggggtcggggtcggggtcgcgcGGCTGGGTCCTGGGACGCGAGCGagagggcggaggaggaggaggagaggagagcagGGGAGGGAGAGTGATTTGAAATGGTTTGAaacaggggagagggagggggacaAGAagagtggagaggagtgcgggggtTGGAATGGAAAAAAGAATCGGAAGGAATCAACGGAGGGAGGGGGACAGCCGCAGAGAGACGTTAGCGGAGGTCTTTACTACGCAGGCTCCGGAGAGAGGGATCGCATCCAGGGCCCTCCGTTTTGAATTCGACGGCCGGGATGGGAGGCTCATCCGGCCGTTTGGGCTTGCCAGGTCGGCTGCCGATTGGGT
The Triticum dicoccoides isolate Atlit2015 ecotype Zavitan chromosome 3A, WEW_v2.0, whole genome shotgun sequence genome window above contains:
- the LOC119268787 gene encoding 65-kDa microtubule-associated protein 3-like, yielding MAGAVRDQQQQLHPCDSLLLELNVIWDEVGEPDTVRDKTLLELEQECLDVYRRKVDQANRCRAQLRQSIAEAEAELAGICSAIGEPPVHVRQSNQKLHGLREELNAIIPYLEEMRTKKVERWSQFVHVLEEIKKISSEIRPSDFVPFKTPVDQSDLSLRKFEELTKELESLQKEKRERLKQVMDHLNTLHSLCEVLGIDFKQTVHEVHPSLDEAEGSKNLSNTTIERLALAVDRLREIKIQRMQKLQDFASTMLELWNLMDTPIEEQQMFQNVTCNIAASEHEITEPNTLSIDFLSYVEAEVLRLEQLKGSKMKDLVLKKKSELEEHRRRAHLIGEEGYSDEFNIEAIESGAIDPALVLEQIEAHIATVKDEAFSRKDILEKVERFLNACEEEAWLEDYNKDDNRYNAGKGAHLTLKRAEKARILVNKIPGMVDVLTTKIIAWENERGKEFTYDGVRLLSMLDEYMIVRQEKEQEKKRQRDQKKLHDQLKAEQEALYGSKPSPSKPQSIKKAPRHSMGGVNRRVSMGGATMQAPKTDILHSKNVRAAKRTEDIAHLSPASRGLDIGDLPIKKLSFNATALRETETPRKPFAQIMPPPSSVPSTPARSVTNDTEDENRTPNPKTFGAALNLKTPMTVAAPMQLAMTPAVASKVTAAPVSLVYEKPEPTLPEAIEYSFEERRLAVYLSREV